A region from the Danaus plexippus chromosome 26, MEX_DaPlex, whole genome shotgun sequence genome encodes:
- the LOC116774325 gene encoding uncharacterized protein LOC116774325 has translation MLMLIYICILVTTSGVTSVDTQNTKPGCSEVGDCLISKDSCNNVCGCDSASAVLFYNETLGECVVNVKKLLNSLTERYNTQEKIHTEVNKVFQGVMISVILFVICASVCAFTACVYCCRINYTDRRLQNDVEALASKLKRECRLRTIKKTPTKPAEESCNIVVADADIYVV, from the exons ATGTTAATGTTGATTTACATTTGTATTCTTGTCACTACAT CAGGTGTAACTTCTGTTGACACCCAA AATACTAAGCCGGGATGTTCAGAGGTTGGTGATTGCCTCATTAGCAAAGATAGCTGTAATAATGTCTGTGGATGTGACAGTGCATCAGC tgtaCTCTTTTACAACGAAACTCTAGGCGAATGTGTTGTAAACgtaaaaaagcttttaaactCTCTCACTGAACGATACAATACTCAGg aaaAGATACACACAGAAGTGAATAAAGTGTTTCAGGGCGTGATGATATCTGTTATATTATTCGTAATTTGCGCTAGTGTGTGTGCATTCACAGCCTGTGTATACTGCTGCAGAATAAATTATac GGATAGACGTCTACAAAACGATGTTGAAGCTCTAGCGAGTAAGCTGAAGAGAGAGTGTCGTTTGAGAACTATAAAGAAAACTCCTACTAAGCCAGCCGAGGAAAGTTGCAATATTGTTGTAGCTGATGCCGATATATATGTTGTTTga